The Cryptococcus deuterogattii R265 chromosome 4, complete sequence genome segment tgtgtgtgtgtgtgtgtgcGGGAGGGTTGTGGGTAGTTACGCGGGGATGTTTGTTTAAGAATATGTGGACGCTGCGTTCGATATATTACAGCTTTGCGCGAAACGGTTTTATCAATGAGTAAGGCTGCTATACGGGTGTTGATGTTTTCTCTAGACGCTTAAAAGCTTTGGGCCATAGGGTTATTCGGCGGTGACTGGTGTGCTTGTAATCTTCATTTTATAACCAAACGACATATCAGTCAGCAAATGTATTATACttcgaaaaaaaaaaacgcTTAGGACTTGCGATTTTCGTTTAGACTTGgtcatttcctttttcaatgCAGCGCCATCCAAAGGTTTAAGAAGCTCGAAAGAGCATAACAAGTCTTCGGAAACTGACATGACTGCTCCAAAGTTGTCAAACTCGCCGCAATAGCTACAGAAATAAGAACAAAAAGAGTGAGTGCGATGGAATCCACGTCTTGAGAATTTTTTCAACGTACTTGGGAGCAGAAAACACAGTGACAAGTGTTCGATCATTGTAAAACTCGTAGCCGTCTTCTACAACCATATGTGCTCGACATATAAGATCCATATCCTAAATGTGATGAAAAGTCAATTTTCCTGGCAACGACAATCAAATGGCCCGAAGAGTTTAAACTCACGTGTGTGGCCAAAAAGGCATTGATGACACTCTTGCCATAACAAAACGATACACCTCGCTCGTTATCCTCCCAATCGAGGGCAGTATCCGATGGGTCGGACCATACTAAATCATTGAGGAGTCCGTAATCGGGCACGTCTGTCGGCCTTTGAATCCGCCTGATATCATCCATACTCTTCAAGCTGGGACTCAATCCACCGTGGACACAGAAAATCTTGCTAGCGACGATGGAAGCGATGGGGAGCGTGTTGAACACATCGATAAAGGTTTTCCAGATCTTGATGTTTGTCCGCCGTTTGCATTCGTCATAGAAACCGTACACTGTGGGGATTTTTAGtgtaaagaagaagaagatgattaTAGATAGCtaggagagaagggacgCACCTCGTGTGACGTTGGCACACTCATGGTTGCCACgcaagaggaaaaagtttTCAGGATACTTGATCTTGTAGCAAAGTAAAAGAAGAATCGTCTCGAGAGACTGTTTTCCTCGGTCGACGTAGTCGCCTAGAAACAGGTAGTTTGCCGCTGGCGGGAAACCGCACATTTCAAACATGCGCAACAAATCGGCGTACTGCGGTAATCAGTAATGAATTAGTTGATTAGCAAAAGAGAAACACACCTGGCCATGCACGTCGCCGACAATCTTGACGGGCGGACTGAGCTCGATCAATGTGGGCTGGCTGAGGAACACTTCGCGCGCAGCTGCACACACACTCATGATTTCTGCATTCTTCAGCGGTGGACTCTTTGTGACTTTGCCGCTGTAGCCTGCTTCGAGCAGGCGTTGAATCATGTTGTCGACGTCGAGGATCTGGAGAGCGCTGCCTGCGCCTGTGGAGCCGGGGCCGAGTGAGCCACGGGAGATGGTCTGCGTGAGTGCGTAGCCGGGGGCGAGGTGGCCGGCTGTCTGGTTTGTGGGCGAGCCGGAGGGGGTCGGGGACGACCGCCCACGTGCGCCGGTGGTGCTGGCGGGGAGATGGACATGGCGGAGGGGCGGGGAGGAGCCGAGGAAGGCGGATCTGAATCCGTCGCGGGGTGCGGCGATGATGTTCTGGGTTGTGGGGATCGCGGAGGGGGCCGGCGTCATTGCTGCCGGGCTGCTGGGGGCGTCGCGGGGAGTCGCGGGCGCGCCTTTGCGCCTGGGCGGGGCAGCTTGGCGGGGAGGGGAGTCCTGTGGCTGGGAGGTGGCGGGGGCGTCTCGGTCGGCGATGGATGTGCGGGCGAGGAGTCGGCGATGTCCTGGGGGGAGAGCTGTTTTGAGGATGTGCGCCCCAGCTTCTTCGAGGAGGACTGGCCTTGGCCCATCGTGGTCTGTGCGCGCGGGGGCGAGTGACAGTGGGTGGTTGTACAGAAGGGAACTAGTCAACACAGCGACAAATGATAGAGGTGATACACCCTCAGGGCCTGGAACGCGGCGTCGCACTTTTAGTCCCATTACAGGTCAAGTCATTTTGTAATCGCATTACAGGTGCTCCAAGTCACTTTCTAATCATTTTCTAATCAATTACAATTGCGATCGATTTATCTAATCTCCATCTCTACACCCCACCATGGCATACCCTGCAGCGCACAGCAGCCGTTTCTCAGCGAGCGCACCACTCCCCACCACCCCGCTCGCAAGGGGCGACTCGGCCCGCAACGCACACCCCGCCTCgctccagcagcagctctTTGGCCCGTCCCCAGCCGGCGCCAATGCACCCCTCAACATCATCGACAGACCGCTCGCAAAGACAAAGGGCGCAGAGGTAGCCATGGGTGCATGGGCATTCATGTTTGCAGAGATCATCGCGTACAGCCAAAGCAGAGTAGACAGCGTATCTGACCTCGAAGCGAGGTGCGTGAGCGAAGAGCTTACTCGAGCGGTGCTGACAACGCCATCAGGTTATCGTCATTAGGCTACGATGCAGGCCAGAGGATCCTTCCGCTCTTACTGCTACGCAATATCCAAGCATCCGGGATCAAAGTATGTTGTGGTGGTGTATACGTATTTTAAGGACTCTTGAGCTAAGCGCACACGTATTTAGGAACCCAAAAGAGAACACCGCCTTATTCCTATACTCCAATTCATCCATACGCAGGTGTACCGCTATTGTTTCGGCAAGCCCGCGGACGGTCTCGAACGTAGcgtcgaggaagaaaatgaatgTGTGTCATATCTACacgtttttctttttaactttttttttgcatgCGCGCTAACGCATTGATTGACGGTGACGTATCTAGATATGATCACGTTGAATCAGCCGCCTCTGACCCAGTTTATATCCGTGCCCAAAGACATGTCGCAGCTGAGCTGTGAAGCATTTACCGCCGGTATAGTAGAGGGTGTACTTGATGGTCTCCAGGTGGTGCGTTGTATCATCTTATTTTGCTTGGGGGAGAGAGTGTGCAGCTCATAAAAACCACACAGCCTGCGCGTGTTACCGCACACACCGTGCCGACGGATGCGTTCCCGCAGCGGACAGTGATCCTGATCAAGCTGGACCAAAAAGTCATGGATAGGGAAGAGGCGCTGGGCAAGTAGACGTGTGTACATTATGCATCATTTTTTCATTTATGATATCCACTCTCCACTCTCCACACTCTTAACGCTCCACCCGTTATTTGCTAGCAGGGTATATCGCCCCGGAACCCTGTCTGTAGACGCGTCTAAAATTGCTTTCAATGTTCGtgttttttgttttttgttttcttttttcaaTTGTCATTTTCTTTCGCGTCGCGTCCACTACGTATATAAGTCTGAGGAGGCATGACCACAcgcttcatcatccccgcTGCACCCTCCCTGCTACCCCCCGCCCCAtcactctccctcctccccttctccctcgGCCCCCCACACGCGCCATACACTGATAACCACGCCAACACCTCGCAGTACTTTCAACCACGTCCCCTCGTCCCTCCTTTTGACCCCACAGGCGCTTCACCTGCTCCTCATGATgacaccaccaccgccaccaccaccaccaccaccaccaccggcagcagcagcggcaagCAGCAGACGGTGCAGGCGACATTTAGAGGCCGTCTAGTCATTGGGCAATACCTCTCCGTCCCACCCGCTTACCGCGgtatcatcctctccacGAGCCTTCCGCCCAACAAGGGCGGTACGGaacatcatccttcttccgaTACGCCGCTTACACCTTGTGCATCTACACACAGTGCAGTGGAAGATACAGCCAATGGTGGTAGTGGTGGTAGACCGCAAAGAGAGAGCAGGAGCGGGAGTGTGGCTAGGATCAAGGGTGCAGGGCAGATTGCGCTGTCGAGACCTCGTACACGCCGAACAGCACCTTCAAAAAAACGTACCCTCCTCGACTCggacgatgatggcgatgatggtgatgatggtgatgatgatgatggtgatggcgACAGACCGTCAAGGACGCCTAAACGCGTCAAGACGATGACCACCACCCCAAAGAAAAATGGTGCCGTTCCGGAAATCGTGATCCAAGAACCTACACCACTCAAACAGCCGCTCTCAACACGCTTTGCGCGTGGTGGTGGTtcaagaggaaaagaagcatcACCGGAGCGTGTTTCCCCTGTTTCCTGCAGTCCATCAATAGTCGAGAGGGATGGGTATCTAGATCTGCCTCGTACTGTTGATGATACGAGTATCgcggtggaagaggtgaaagagCCATTCATCCCTTCGCCTGAAATGGAGAATGATTCGCCCGTGTTTAGtattccttctccctcaccACTTGTCCAACAGGTAAACGAGGTAAACAAAgtaaaggaaaaagaagaagaagaagaagacgatgacgGGCCGGTGAGGATACTTTATCCGAAAGCCCAATTCCAAGGATTCATGCTTTATACCGGAGACTCACCCCTCGTCGGGTTCAGAGCGGATGAATTGGAGAAACGTGAGCAGCAAGTTGAAGGcggggaggaaaggaaaaagatgaaCGAGTCTCAGTCGgaatcccaatcccaatcccaagCGCAGACAGAAACGAGTTTGGAATCGGATCCCCGATCGAATATCAACCTCCGCCCATCTTGGTGGCGCCAGGGTGGTGCCGGTGAAGGCGGAGACGAGTTTGTACGTGGTATGGGCGAATGGCTGGGTTTGGTGCAAGTCGTAAGTTGTAATTCCACCTCTCTTTTTGGATAAAAGGCTGACACTTGTGTGGCGTAAACAAGCTGAATAAAACCGTTTATCTCGAAGGGTTGGACGTCagcgacgatgacgatgagtaAGAGGATCAAGgattttatctttttcatTGTTCTTTGGTCGAGCAAAAATGCGTCTCTGTACTTTTTTAGGGGGTTCTCGTAAAAAGCAAGAGTAATTCTATTATGTCATATGCATACATATAAACCCTAAAACCTATTATCGAAATAGGCAAAAAAGACAAACAAAAGCTGAGAAAGGCGACTGCTaaacaaaagaaaaatgCGAAATACTCTTGGTTATCTACTGTACAACGCTTCTCTCCCCAACCCCGACCCCGCTATACCGCCTCTTGGAAACACCCTTCAAACATGCTTTCATCCCTCAACTCACTCTCTTTTACCGTACGATACACGTGCATCAACAGTTTTGGGAATCGCGAGGTAAAGTAGAGTAAGAATCCGGCAGGAAGTGCGCCTAGATGCTTTTGCACTGCTGGTTCCAGATCTTGATAGTGATGTTTCTTTTTGAGTGGCaaaaatcatcatcagccaACTCGTTTCAGGAACGGGGTTTAAGGTATCAGataccaaaaaaaaaaaaaaggacaaaCCTTATTCCGCATAGCCCTCAACATATCCCTCACACTCCCGCCTTTATACTTTCTATACTTGCCCAAACTACTTGTAAACGTTTTATCCAGTCGGGAATACCAATCCTTGCCGACAACACTTTGTGCACCTTGTTCGAGACGGACAAGTGTAGGTTCGGGCGGCTCGGTCTGCATGATTTCGAATCGGTCCGAAGCGTCACACAAAAAGCCGAGAGATTTGGCGGCTGGCcagaagatgggatgggtGAGACATTCTGATGTGGATGGTCTTAAAACAAAGTAGTGAGTATGTTGAAAAACATAATGGGAGacgaaagagaggaagaaaagaacataCCTTGCGTCAGGTTCGCTACTTAACAACCTGCTCACCAaatcttccacttcttctctttcctcccctaATAAACTCAACATGCCCATATTCACAGCTTCACCCTTGACTATATTACTCTCTCGATTATACGTCTCGCCAAAGGGATGTTCTCCGGAGAGTAATACCCAAAAGTATAGACATCCAAGCGCAAACAGATCGACAGCTTTTGTCAATCGACTACGCGCAACGCCATCTTCTGCACTGGCGATACCGCCAGAAGATCCgacagaggatgatgcGTCAAAGCCTTCGTTGAGACGGACGACACCTCGGATACATTCAGGTGCTCGCCAGCCCAGGCTTCCGGCCAAGTTATTCGCTGTAGGCGCAAAGGATGATTGATCTTGACCTAATCGTCGAGCAAGTCCAAAATCGGAAACGAGTATTCTCAGCCCAGAAGGCGTTTGCGATACAAGCACATTTCTGTTTTACTCTTATCAGCTTGATTGCTTTTACGAAAAGGGTAAAAACTTACTGAGGTTTAATGTCCCGATGTataatcttcatcccatgCAAATGTTTCAAACCTTTTGTAACCTCCATCAACGCTCGTTTCCTATCCAGCTGATCGGCTAGCTCTCTATACTTTTCGGGCGATTCAATCAAATCCGCCAAGGATGCTTGACACAAGTCGAGAGCGATATAGAGGAAATTGTCGCGTTTTTCTTGGCAATAGTAGCGGATGACATTGGGATGATCGTCGCTCGCTTGCAACAGCTTGACTTCCTGACTCGCCAGTCTGGTAAAGTCGCTCAACAGTCTCTTTACTGCGACTGGACGTCCTCCCCATGTTCCCTTCAACACGACCGTACCATGTGATCCAAAACCTACATCCTTGTCAGATCTCGCTTAAGCAGATTATTGCTAAACGGATCGTAAACTCACCAATGATAGTATCTGAAATCGCCAGCCGCTCCTTGTCCTGATAATCCAACAAGTCGGTCGAGGACAGTTCTCTTGGTAATTCCGGCAAGGGTTTGTTACTTCTTTTGGGTGTTGGCTGGGTGGAAACGTCTTCCCTGTCCCTTTCAtgatcctcatcatcattttcaccTTCGTGTTCGTCAGGCATCAAACTGGCCGCGGCAGCAGTAGTAtctggcttcttctttttaccTCGCACACGACGGCGAGaagactttttctttggtGGAGGGGTGGCAGTCCGATCTGTTTCAGGAGTGCCTGGCGAGCGTGGGGGggagtcttcttcaagagaaGGCGATGGTTCTTGGATGCGTACCACAGGGGCAGACTTGACCATTGGCAGcacttgttcttcctcttcgtcaagaCTCACCACCTCCTGGACAGGCGCAGCGAGTAAGGGTGTTTTCTCATCTACCTTGCTTTCCACTGATTCTGGCGCGGTaccctttccccttccaaagCGGACTATTACACCACCCAAAACGATCAACAACACCCCAAATGCCACCACCCACTTCCACCACCAATTCTTTGCGGATTCCGCCCGCCTCTCAATGAACGGTGGATCAATCGTCTCGTGCTCGCTGGGTGGGTCAATCAACCCTGATAAAAGTCCCCTACCACGACTGTGGTCGAGATCAGAAGAATCGCCATCATCGGCATTGTAAAATAATCCATCGGATAGACGTCCGGGTGGAGGGGGACGGGCAAAGTTGATAAGGGGAtatgacgaagaagagagagcgAAATGCAACGGCTTGATGCCTTTGTCGCCTGTAGTGGCGTTGTCAGAAGTTGTATCAAATGACGCCGGCAAGGTGAGACTTTCAGGGAGAGTAGCGATATAAGTAGAAGGAGGTGCGTCGTGAATATTATATGCTCTCGGGTCGGATTGTCCGGGGAACAGAGCCGGAAGGTGGGCAGGAGGTTGCGGGACAAGGATGGGTGCGCCCATGGGATTCTCCCGAGGAATGAGGATCTCGTACACGCCAACACCTATATGTTCCAACTCTCGATTCCAAATGAGTCCACCACCAGGCTTCACACCAAGAGCCTTGCCATTGAATCCAAGCTCGATACGTATTCGAGGCTCTTCATTGTCGGGACCCCATGATTGGTGTGCTACGCCCGCCTTGATCCATGATTCTGCAAGAGGGCGATTATACGCGTTTGGCGTGTAGGTGGAGTAAGAGATTTCTTGGATGGCGAGAGTTGATTTCTTTTCAGATGAATAAGCTGTAGATGTGTACGTAGATAGAccttgggaagaagacggtgaGTGAATCGTGAGTCGATAATCTGTCCGACCGATGAACAATGTATCTCGCCGTGAAGAGCCGCCTCGCTCGAGATCGTCAAGGTCATCGCACACACTCGAACCGTCGTAATGTGATAAATTGGCAGTAGGAGAAAAACAGTCAACCTGTTCTCCAGTTCTCAGGTCAACACTCATTAGAGAAGTATGTTTGCTGCCGGTAAAGATTTGCGTTGGAGATTCGGGGAATGTAAACGGGGACAGCTCAATCCTACGTCATTAGCTTCTTGGACAATTGGTATTTGACTCACAATTGGTCCACAGAAAGAGGCAACTTTCTTATTTTCATCTCTCCGTCCTTGTTCTCATGCACATATAGACTTCCACTCAAGGGTTCCACAATGTATTCTTCAACACCGCCTTTGATCTTTCCACCTACCAGCGGTTCACCTTCGAGCACCCATTTCTCTTTACCTGTGTTTCTTTCCAGGGCATGCAAAGCGCCATCTACAGTGGAAACGAGGACAAGCGGATGCAGGTCATGATCTATCTGGACGCGAAGGGTGgcagtggaggagggagcGAGGGCTCGAAGGGTGTGATGtgggaaagggatgagGGCTGCTGGCTCTGGTGCGGCGTAggcgacgaagaagatggggaggaggagcaagaagTAGAGCATGGTGGGACTATGTGTCCATCTGAGGCGGGCGGGGTGTCCTGAGCTGTGTGCGTTCACAGGATGGTGGGTTGTTTGGTGCTGGCTGCTGGAGAGACGCCGAGAGAATAAAGTCGACCAAAGAATTAAGATCGTATGCACAGCAGGTGAGATCGCCCGAGCTGCGCCATGTGATAGCCACGTGGTCGCACGTGGCACCAGGTGAGTGACTCAAAAACGTGGAGGATGGCCGAGGGCGGAGGTGTTACGCGTCGGCGGCAACAATTATTTTGATCGGGCTGGCGGCGAATGCGACTGGCGCTTACTCATACTTCCGCTATACTCGTTGGTTTCGTTTCCACGCAAATCCAGTCAACCACCCCAACCACGTCCTTTCTcgctcccttcttccttccttcctccgcATCAGCCGACAATGTCTATCCATGGGAACCTCTCCAAACGACCCCCTCTCGACGGCACAGTACACATTGACACCCAGGAACTATCCACCCAGCCCTCTTCTAATAATAATGACGTTACAGGTGTTCTGAGGAGAAATCAAGCTTGTCTACAGTgtaggagaagaaaactGGCATGTTGTCTCCTACTGTAGTAAATGCGGTGCTGATCTTTTATTGCAGAAATGCGACGCCGTAAATATGTTTTTATTGTAAGCGCAACATTCACTGACAATTCATAGGCTCGACCACATTGCGCCACGTGCGTCCGATCATATagacatcttcttcgaaCATCGCCCAAGACTAATCCTGTGCTATGCTGTGATTATGATGATGGAACATCCAATCatgcggaagaaggtgatAGCCAGAACAAATCGAATGCCGGACCATCAGCAGCATCCGCCAatgatgagggagagaCATTAGGCGTAGCCAACGggtcgaagaagaagaggaaggcaatGGGAGAAGGCaggcggaagagaaaagaggaagagtttgaggaggaaatagATAGGTTGACGAAACAAATCGGTAAGTACAGACTCCCAGGGTACTCATCGCAGTTTTAACGTCTTTATAGAGGAGCTGCAGTCGCGATTGGCCGATAAGCCTCGTGCACCTGCGCCAGCCTTCAGCAGTTCGCTGTTTCAAAACACCACTGCTCCGTCTCCCAATACGTttatcaacttcttcacatCCAATCCTTCCCAACAACCGGCATCCACTTCTCAGGCAGATCCTATTTGGGGGAATGTCAATTCACTAGAACAAATACAGTCTCAACATACCCATCTCGTCAATCTtggttcatcttctgccaaCGTCTCTCATGACAGCGGACCCTCTCCTGCCAATCAGGCATCAGAAACTTCTCGTCGATCGAGTAGCTTGCATAATAATACATCAACGCCAAACTTGACCTCTGGCGAGTCTTCTGCAGGCGCCAATATCCTATCTCCTGGAGAGATATTCAACTTTTCGCCAGCAGACATATCAAATGATCCTTGGAACGGTGCCGTCCTTGACGCTGATGATCGCAGCGAACCTAAGAACTGGCAATCATTCAACGCAAAGGACTTTTCGAGCATCACTGTAGATCCTGTAAAGGGCCAGCCTCAATGGCAAGGTCTTGAATCTGTTTCTGCAACATTCACAACGACCGTGGATGGCAATGTCGCGGTTGATACGCAGATGGAAACCGCGATCAGCATGGATGGGTTAGAGACTGGTGTTGATCCAGCGATGCAGCAGCAAATATTGATGGATCTTTTCTGGCCCGGATGGCCTGCAAAGCTTCCGGAGCCCAATGTTGTAAATGACCTGTGAGTTTTTTGTCTCATACATTGTAAACGGACTTTTTTTAATTGACGTCGCATCACCAAGCATCGAGTCGTTCTTTGATCTAGTACCGAATCTCCCACGTACCCTTCATCGCGCTCGTCTTCTCGCCAGGATGGCTCTTCCCCCTACTCATTCTAATTTCCCTCACCCTTCTTTGATCCACGCTGTATGCGCAGCGGCAGCCGCCCGGTGTCCTGAAGAAGTATATTCCAAATCTACAAGAGATAAGCAATGGGCCAAGCTTGAGTTTTCTGTGAATGT includes the following:
- a CDS encoding IRE protein kinase, which gives rise to MLYFLLLLPIFFVAYAAPEPAALIPFPHHTLRALAPSSTATLRVQIDHDLHPLVLVSTVDGALHALERNTGKEKWVLEGEPLVGGKIKGGVEEYIVEPLSGSLYVHENKDGEMKIRKLPLSVDQLIELSPFTFPESPTQIFTGSKHTSLMSVDLRTGEQVDCFSPTANLSHYDGSSVCDDLDDLERGGSSRRDTLFIGRTDYRLTIHSPSSSQGLSTYTSTAYSSEKKSTLAIQEISYSTYTPNAYNRPLAESWIKAGVAHQSWGPDNEEPRIRIELGFNGKALGVKPGGGLIWNRELEHIGVGVYEILIPRENPMGAPILVPQPPAHLPALFPGQSDPRAYNIHDAPPSTYIATLPESLTLPASFDTTSDNATTGDKGIKPLHFALSSSSYPLINFARPPPPGRLSDGLFYNADDGDSSDLDHSRGRGLLSGLIDPPSEHETIDPPFIERRAESAKNWWWKWVVAFGVLLIVLGGVIVRFGRGKGTAPESVESKVDEKTPLLAAPVQEVVSLDEEEEQVLPMVKSAPVVRIQEPSPSLEEDSPPRSPGTPETDRTATPPPKKKSSRRRVRGKKKKPDTTAAAASLMPDEHEGENDDEDHERDREDVSTQPTPKRSNKPLPELPRELSSTDLLDYQDKERLAISDTIIGFGSHGTVVLKGTWGGRPVAVKRLLSDFTRLASQEVKLLQASDDHPNVIRYYCQEKRDNFLYIALDLCQASLADLIESPEKYRELADQLDRKRALMEVTKGLKHLHGMKIIHRDIKPQNVLVSQTPSGLRILVSDFGLARRLGQDQSSFAPTANNLAGSLGWRAPECIRGVVRLNEGFDASSSVGSSGGIASAEDGVARSRLTKAVDLFALGCLYFWVLLSGEHPFGETYNRESNIVKGEAVNMGMLSLLGEEREEVEDLVSRLLSSEPDARPSTSECLTHPIFWPAAKSLGFLCDASDRFEIMQTEPPEPTLVRLEQGAQSVVGKDWYSRLDKTFTSSLGKYRKYKGGSVRDMLRAMRNKKHHYQDLEPAVQKHLGALPAGFLLYFTSRFPKLLMHVYRTVKESELRDESMFEGCFQEAV
- a CDS encoding BET3 family protein, giving the protein MAYPAAHSSRFSASAPLPTTPLARGDSARNAHPASLQQQLFGPSPAGANAPLNIIDRPLAKTKGAEVAMGAWAFMFAEIIAYSQSRVDSVSDLEARLSSLGYDAGQRILPLLLLRNIQASGIKEPKREHRLIPILQFIHTQVYRYCFGKPADGLERSVEEENEYMITLNQPPLTQFISVPKDMSQLSCEAFTAGIVEGVLDGLQVPARVTAHTVPTDAFPQRTVILIKLDQKVMDREEALGK
- a CDS encoding serine/threonine-protein phosphatase PP-Z1, whose product is MGLKVRRRVPGPEGVSPLSFVAVLTSSLLYNHPLSLAPARTDHDGPRPVLLEEAGAHILKTALPPGHRRLLARTSIADRDAPATSQPQDSPPRQAAPPRRKGAPATPRDAPSSPAAMTPAPSAIPTTQNIIAAPRDGFRSAFLGSSPPLRHVHLPASTTGARGRSSPTPSGSPTNQTAGHLAPGYALTQTISRGSLGPGSTGAGSALQILDVDNMIQRLLEAGYSGKVTKSPPLKNAEIMSVCAAAREVFLSQPTLIELSPPVKIVGDVHGQYADLLRMFEMCGFPPAANYLFLGDYVDRGKQSLETILLLLCYKIKYPENFFLLRGNHECANVTRVYGFYDECKRRTNIKIWKTFIDVFNTLPIASIVASKIFCVHGGLSPSLKSMDDIRRIQRPTDVPDYGLLNDLVWSDPSDTALDWEDNERGVSFCYGKSVINAFLATHDMDLICRAHMVVEDGYEFYNDRTLVTVFSAPNYCGEFDNFGAVMSVSEDLLCSFELLKPLDGAALKKEMTKSKRKSQVLSVFFFRSIIHLLTDMSFGYKMKITSTPVTAE